The following nucleotide sequence is from Nitratidesulfovibrio termitidis HI1.
GTTGCAGTCTGCATTTGCTGTCTCCTTCAGGAGTTCTTTATGGGACGGGCAGCCTACCTAAAGGGGGTGCAGGGGGCCTGCCCCCTGCCCGCCGGAGGCGAACAAAAAACCTCTCCGCTGCCCCGCTCCTACTTCCCCGCCACCTGGGCGGGAAAGTTGGCGAGCATGCGCACGCCGTCGGGGGTCAGCACGGATTCGGGGTGGAACTGCACGCCCACCCAGGGCCGGTCGGTGTAGCGCAGGGCCATCACCTCGCCCTCGGGGGCGCGGGCGGTGACGGCCAGCAGGTCGGGGCGTTCCTCGGCATGCACGATGAGCGAGTGGTAGCGGCCCACCTGCATGGGGCTGGGCACGCCGTGGAACAGACCCTGCCCGTCGTGGGTAATGTCCGAGGTCTTGCCGTGCATGATGCGCGGGCCCACATCCACGGTGGCCCCGGCGAACAGGCCCAGCACCTGATGGCCCAGGCACACGCCCAGCACGGGCACGGTGTGCGGCAGACGCGACAGGAAATCGAGGCAGAAGCCCGCGTTGCGCGGGTGGCTGGGGCCTGGCGAGATGCACACCATCGAAAGCTTCGGGTCTTCGGCCATGGCGGGCACGGCGGGATCGTCGTTGCGGACCACCACCGGCTTCAGCCCAAGGCCGTAGAACGCCTGCACCAGATTGAAGGTGAACGAGTCGTAGTTATCGATTAACAGGAACATATTCCCCTCCGGTGACGGCGGCGCGGATGACGGCGGTCTTGTTGTTGCATTCCTTCCATTCCATTTCGGGCACGGAATCGAACACGATGCCTGCGCCGGCCTGCCAGTGCACCTGCCCGTCGCGCACCCACAGCGAGCGGATGGTGATGCCGGTGTCCAGGTTCACGCTGCCCCGGTCCAGCCCCAGCCAGCCGATGGCGCCCGCGTAGGGGCCGCGCGCCAGGCCTTCCGCCTCGGAGATGATTTCCATGGCCCGCACCTTGGGCGCGCCGCTGACGGTGCCCGCCGGGAAGGTGGCGGCCAGCACGTCCAGCGCGTCGCGGCCCGGTTCGATCTGCGCGGTGACGCGCGAGGTCAGGTGCATGACGTGCGAGAACTTTTCCACGTCCATGAACCGCTCCACCTGCACGGTGCCCGGCGCGGCAATGCGGCCAAGGTCGTTGCGGCCAAGGTCCACCAGCATGACGTGCTCGGCGCGTTCCTTGGGGTCTTCCAGCAGTTCCTGGGCCAAGGCGGCGTCGTGGGCGTCGTCCGTGCCGCGCGGGCGGGTGCCCGCGATGGGGCTGACCTGCAACTTGTCCGCCCGGCAGCGCACCATGACCTCCGGCGACGACCCCAGCAGCGAAACGCCGGGCAGGCGCATGAAGAACATGTACGGCGACGGGTTGATGCGGCGCAGACGGCGGTACAGCGTGAACGGGTCGCCGCTGAACGATGCCTGGAAACGGGTGGACAGCACCACCTGAATGGCCTCGCCCTCGCGGATCATGTCCTTCACCCGGGCCACGGCGCGGGTGTACACGGCCTGTTCCGGCACGTTGACCACGGGGCCGACTTCCGGCGGTTCCGGCGTGCGGTCCACCTGGCTGCGGTCCACCCTGGCGCCGGGCAGGTCGGTGAGCGAAAGCTGGCACAGCCGGTTGTACAGGTGGTCGAACACCACCACGGTGCCGGGCAGGGCCAGGCAGGCTTCCGCCGACGACGGCGGCAGCACCTTGGCCAGCTTGGGTTCGAACAGCCCGGACACGCCGTAGCCGAAATAGCCGTACAGGGCGCGGGTGATGGGGGGCTGGTCGGCAAAGGCACCGTCCGGTTCGATGCGCAGGGCGCGCATCACCGCGCGGGTGCCCTCGATGAAGCCCATGCCGTCGAACCGGCGCAGCGGGGCAAGGCGCGGGTCGCGCACGGCTACTTCCAGCTTGCCGTCGCGGCAGCCAAGACGCAGCAGGAAGTTGAAGGCGATGACGCTGTACCGGCCCCAACGGCCGTCCACTTCGGCACTTTCCAGCAGAATGCCCTGCCCGGACCCCACCATGCCCAGGAACACGCTGATGGGGGTGTCCACATCGGCCTCCAGCCAGCGACCGGTCTGGCGCAGCACGATCTCGCCGCCTTCGGGCAGCGGGGGAATGTCGTCCCCGGAACCGTTGGTGACGCAAGCGCAGCCGTTGGCCTGGGTCTGCGTGACTTCCGGCGTCTGGGGGGCCTGTGCCGTTTCGGGGGCTTCCGCCTGATCGGGCATTTCAGCCTGTGCGGGCATTTCGGGCATTTCCATCTGGATTCTCCTTCAAGTTCGGCGTGCCGTGAGTGGTGCGTTGAAAACAAAAAGCCGCGCTCCCGGGGAGGGAGCGCGGCCTACTATTGCCTTGTCCGTTACTCTACTACTCGCGTGCAGCTATGACGGACGCACTCCTCCCCTTTCGGTGTGCGAACGCCACCACCACTGGGCGCGATCAACCAGCACGTCCACATCGCCGGCGGCGGCGAAGTTGAGGAACGACAGGTAGCTGCGGACAGCGGTCTGGCTGTGGGGATTGGCTTCGAACATGCCTTCGAAGAGGGATGCATCTTCCGTGAGCATCTTGCGCGCCGCGTCGAGGCGGCGGCGGAACGAGGGGGTGATGAAGGGGGTAAGCTCGTCGCGGTGGGCCAGCGTGGCAAGGTAGGCAACGCTGGTGATGAAGTTCAGGCCCTGGATGCAGGCGGCGGCCTCGTCGTGCTCGTCCGCAGTGGTGCGGAAGGGCACGCAGCCCATGTCGGCGAACACGCGCTCGATAAGCGCCACATCCGCCTCGTGCGCACCTTCGCCGGGGGTCACGGCCACGCGCAGGTTCTCGGCAGGGGCACCCGCCGGGGGTACCGGGCCGAACAGCGGGTGGGTGCCCACCACGGGGCCCGCATAGTGGTGCTCCATGACCTGCATGGGGCGCACCTTGACGGAAGTGATGTCCGCCAGCACCTGCATGCCGTTCAGCAGCGGGGCCACCTGACGCAGCACCTCGTCCATGGTTTCCACGGGCACGCACAGCAGCACGGCGGCGGCACCGTCCACGGCATGACGCAAGGCATCCTGCGTCAGCGGACGGTCCACGCCCCCCACCGCGTATCCTGCGGCGGAGAGCCTGTCGGCGAACAGGCGGCCCATGCGGCCCCCCGCGCCGACCAGCGCGATTTTCACTGCGTTCATGCGCGTACCTTTTCCCACTCGTTCCAGAAATGCGGGAACGACTTTGCCACGCAGGCAGGGTCGTCCAAAGCCACCTGTACCCCGGCAAACCCCAGAAGCGCAAGACTCATGGCCATGCGATGGTCGCCGTATGACAAAAATGGCATCACTTTTTCGTCATTACCCGAGGCTGGCGCCGGTGCGGGACCGCCGCTGCGCAGCGAACCGTACACGACGAGGCCGTCGTCCAGTTCTTCCACCCGCACCCCGGCCTTGCGCAGTTCCGCCGCCGGGGCGGACAACCGGTCGCATTCCTTGATGCGCAGGTGCGCCACGTTGCGGATGGTGGTCACGCCCTGGGCAAAGGCCGCCGTGGCCGCCACCGTGGGCACCAGGTCCGGGCAGTGGCCCATGTCCACTTCCACGCCGGTCAGGCTGGAAGGGGCCACCACCACGCCGTTGTCGGCCCGCTCGAAGCGAGCGCCCATGCGGCCCAAGATGTCCAGCATGGCCCGGTCGCCCTGCAACGAATCCACCCGCAAGCCTGCCACGCGCACCGGGCGCGGACCCACGGCCCCCGCAGCCAGGAAGTACGAGGCGTTGGACCAGTCGCCCTCCACCCGGTAATTGCCCGCGCGGTACACCCCCGGCGACACCACGAAACGCACCAGACCGGGCCGGACTTCGCGCAGGGTGCGCCAGTCGTCGGCCTGCCACTTGCCGCGCGGGGTTTCGCGCGTTTCCACGCGAAAGCCGATGCCAAAGTCTTCCAGGGCTTGCAGGGTCAGGGCCACGTACGGCCACGACACCACCTTGTCGCCGGAAACCTCTATGGTCAGCCCGCTGGTAAGCGGCGCGGCCAGCAGCAGCCCCGACAGATACTGGCTGGATTCGCCAAGGCCGATGGCGGCCGAACCGCCGGACATGCCGTCGGAATCGATGAGCAGGGGCGGGCAGCCTTCGCGACCTTCGTAGGTCACGCGCACCCCGCGGTCGCGCAGCACGTCCACCAGTTCGCCGATGGGCCGTTCGTGCATGCGCGGCGCGCCGTGGATGCGGAACATCCCCTTGCCCGCCGCCAGCACCGCCGTCAGCAGGCGGCAGGTGGTGCCCGATTCGTGCACGTCGCACGATACCGGCGCGTCGAACCCGCCCGCAGGCGTGCCCGCCACGCCGGACACCGCGAACCTGCCGTCGCCCTGGCGCTCGATGCGCGCGCCCGCCGCACGCAGGATGTCTGCCGTGCGCTCGATGTCGCGGCTTTCCAGCACGTGCTCCACCACCGAATCACCCGCGGCCAGCGCCGCCCCGATCAGCATGCGGTGCGACACCGACTTGGACGGCGGTGCCGCCACGGTCACGGTTTCCCGTTTGGTTTCCATGGAAATTCCTTTGGATATCTTTCGGGAGAGTTACCGGGGAGGGGCTACCACCCCGGCCCCCAGCTTTGCTGTCGCCATCCGTAAGGCTCGCGCTGCGCGCTCGCCTGACGGCTGCCGCTCCCCCCAAACTTCTTCTTTGGGGCCAGTTGCCTGTTTCCTCATACCCCGTTGAGACGCGCGTAGCGTGGCTCGACGGCAAACGGGGTCAAGGGGACGCGGTCCCCTTGCGGGGCGCGGGGCGGAGCCCCGCTTTCCCAAAGCACGACAAGGCGAAATCAATCACCGCTCATGTCCAGCTGCGGCCCCGCCGGATAACTCCCGAGGATGCGCAACGTATGACACAGCCTGCGCAGCTCGTGCACCACCCGGCCATAGTCCTCGTTGCCAAGGTCGCATTCCACATCCACGAAGAATACGTACTTCCACTTTTCGCCACGCAGGGGCCGCGACTCCAGCTTCTTCATGTTGATGCCTTCGCGGGCCAGCAAATTCAGCACCTCTGCCAGTGCGCCGGGCCTGTCCGGCACCGAGAACAGCATGGAGGTCTTGTCCGTGCCCGGCTGCCCCGCCGGGGCGGGACCGATGACCACGAAGCGCGTCCAGTTGTCCGGCTGGTCCTCTATGCCGCGCGCCAGGATGTTCAGCCCCAGCAGCGATGCCAGACTGCGGTGCCCGATGGCCGCCGCGCCCTTCTCGCCCACCACCCGGCGCGCCGCCGAGGCGGTGGAATCCGCCGGAATGATCCGCGCGCCCGGCAGGGCCTGACGCAGCCAGCCGCCGCATTGGGCCAGCGGCTGCGGGTGCGAGTACACCGTGGTCACGTCGGCCAGACTTGTCTCCGTGGTCAGCAGGCAGTGGCTGATGCGGCAGAACAGCTCGGACTGGATGAATACCTCGTGCGACAGGAACAGGTCCAGACTCTGGCCCACGGTGCCGTGCAGCGAATTTTCCAGCGGCACCACGCCAAGCTCGCACTGCCGGTCGTGCACGGCGCGGAATACCCCGTCCAGATCCTTCTGCGGCATGTATTCCACGGCCTTGCCCAGAAATTCAACCCCTGCGAAGTACGAAAAGGTGCCCTCGGGGCCGAGGTAGGCCACCTTCTGCGGCCGTTGCAGGCTGCGCGAGGAGGACAGAATCTCGCGCCAGATGGAGCGCAGGTGCTCGTTGGGCAGCGGCCCGCCGTTGGCAGACATGAGATTTTCCAGCACCTCGCGCTCGCGGAAGGGCTTGAACACGATGCCCGCGTCGTCGGCCTTGATGCGCCCCACTTCCAGACTCAGCGAGGCGCGGCGGTTCAGCAGGTCCAGCAGGTCGGAATCCAGCCCGTCGATCTCGTGGCGTATCTGCCCGAGGCGCCCGGCCAGGGCGGCTTCCGGGTCGGCAGACGGCGAGGTTGCGCCGTGGTCCGTGCCTTCGAGGGTATTGGCGGCAGCGTCATCCCCTCGCCAATTGGGGTCCTTGTCGTCGGTGAGGCTCATGGCCGCGTCCTCCGGCGTTGTGTCGTGGTGCGCATCAGCATTCCTTGATGTCCTCCTTGATGCGCATGCCGAAGTGGCGGCCCGCGCAATCGGTGCGGCACAGGATCTGGTCGCCTTCCTTCAGGCTCACCACGCTCACCGGGGCGCCGTCGGGGCGGGTCAGGCGGATGGTTTCCGCATTCTGCAGGAACACCGCGCCCTCCACGTCGCCCACCCGGGCGCGCACCAGCAGCATGGGCCGCGCCTCCACCTTCAGCCTGCCCACGGTGGCCACGGTGGTGGAACCGTCGGCACTGACGATGAGCACCTCGTCGCCCGCACGCAGTTCCTCAAGATAGGTGGTCCTGTCGCCGGGCATCTGGGCGTAGGCGTGCACGGCCCCGGCATTGATGCGGAACGGACGTGCGGCCACGTATTCGTTGTGCTCCGTCTCGGCATGCACCAGAAAGGTGAACGCGCTGGAATTGCCCACCAGCATGCCCTGCCCCCGGCGCAACATGGACATGGTGTCCACGCATACCCGGTGGCCAAGGCCCACGTTCTCCACCGCCGTGACCACGGCGGTAGCCAGGTCCACGCAGCCCTGCGACAGCTTGAGGTCGGCCACGATGGACTTCAACTCGCCAGCGCCTTCGGGCAGCACCACCACGCTGGCCACGCCGCGCTCCAGGATGCCCGCCGCAAGGCGCGCCTCGGCAAGGTCGGCCACTTCCACGGCCACGTCGTCGGACTGAGCCAACAGATTCTCCACCGGAATGATCTCCCACCCGCGCGCCAGCACCACGGTTTCGCCCCGCGCCAGACGCGCGGCGGCGTCCTCTTCGTCGGCCTTGGCCGACAACGCGATGATCGCCACATCCTCGTCGGCCAGCACCCGGCACCGGGCCAGCGCCGCCACAGAATCCACCTGCGCGCGCGGCACGATGATGCCGTCCACGCCCGATTCCAGCGCCAGGGTCACCAGGCCCTTGTCGAAAGGCACGCTCTTGAAAAGAATGGTCCGCATCGGCCCCTCACATTTTTGTCATGGCGGCGAACCGCTCTTTGAATCCACCCGAACACTACGCGGGAGGAACAAGAACATTCCACCTCATTCGGCGGGACATTCCGTGCCTCTTCGGGCGTGTCGGGATTCAGGCAATTTCGTTCTCCGGCAAGGAAGGCGAGTCGTCCATGAAGGGAGTGTACTCTTATCGTACTCGACCGGAATGGACGACGAAGCCTGACGACGCCGGAGGGCGAAAGTGCCTGAATCCCGATACGCCCGCCTACTCGCCGACGAGGGCGATGGCCTGCTCCACATCCCAATCCTCGTGCACCAGGCCGCGCAGGGCCTT
It contains:
- a CDS encoding anthranilate synthase component II; protein product: MFLLIDNYDSFTFNLVQAFYGLGLKPVVVRNDDPAVPAMAEDPKLSMVCISPGPSHPRNAGFCLDFLSRLPHTVPVLGVCLGHQVLGLFAGATVDVGPRIMHGKTSDITHDGQGLFHGVPSPMQVGRYHSLIVHAEERPDLLAVTARAPEGEVMALRYTDRPWVGVQFHPESVLTPDGVRMLANFPAQVAGK
- a CDS encoding anthranilate synthase component I family protein; protein product: MEMPEMPAQAEMPDQAEAPETAQAPQTPEVTQTQANGCACVTNGSGDDIPPLPEGGEIVLRQTGRWLEADVDTPISVFLGMVGSGQGILLESAEVDGRWGRYSVIAFNFLLRLGCRDGKLEVAVRDPRLAPLRRFDGMGFIEGTRAVMRALRIEPDGAFADQPPITRALYGYFGYGVSGLFEPKLAKVLPPSSAEACLALPGTVVVFDHLYNRLCQLSLTDLPGARVDRSQVDRTPEPPEVGPVVNVPEQAVYTRAVARVKDMIREGEAIQVVLSTRFQASFSGDPFTLYRRLRRINPSPYMFFMRLPGVSLLGSSPEVMVRCRADKLQVSPIAGTRPRGTDDAHDAALAQELLEDPKERAEHVMLVDLGRNDLGRIAAPGTVQVERFMDVEKFSHVMHLTSRVTAQIEPGRDALDVLAATFPAGTVSGAPKVRAMEIISEAEGLARGPYAGAIGWLGLDRGSVNLDTGITIRSLWVRDGQVHWQAGAGIVFDSVPEMEWKECNNKTAVIRAAVTGGEYVPVNR
- a CDS encoding prephenate dehydrogenase, whose translation is MNAVKIALVGAGGRMGRLFADRLSAAGYAVGGVDRPLTQDALRHAVDGAAAVLLCVPVETMDEVLRQVAPLLNGMQVLADITSVKVRPMQVMEHHYAGPVVGTHPLFGPVPPAGAPAENLRVAVTPGEGAHEADVALIERVFADMGCVPFRTTADEHDEAAACIQGLNFITSVAYLATLAHRDELTPFITPSFRRRLDAARKMLTEDASLFEGMFEANPHSQTAVRSYLSFLNFAAAGDVDVLVDRAQWWWRSHTERGGVRPS
- a CDS encoding 3-phosphoshikimate 1-carboxyvinyltransferase is translated as METKRETVTVAAPPSKSVSHRMLIGAALAAGDSVVEHVLESRDIERTADILRAAGARIERQGDGRFAVSGVAGTPAGGFDAPVSCDVHESGTTCRLLTAVLAAGKGMFRIHGAPRMHERPIGELVDVLRDRGVRVTYEGREGCPPLLIDSDGMSGGSAAIGLGESSQYLSGLLLAAPLTSGLTIEVSGDKVVSWPYVALTLQALEDFGIGFRVETRETPRGKWQADDWRTLREVRPGLVRFVVSPGVYRAGNYRVEGDWSNASYFLAAGAVGPRPVRVAGLRVDSLQGDRAMLDILGRMGARFERADNGVVVAPSSLTGVEVDMGHCPDLVPTVAATAAFAQGVTTIRNVAHLRIKECDRLSAPAAELRKAGVRVEELDDGLVVYGSLRSGGPAPAPASGNDEKVMPFLSYGDHRMAMSLALLGFAGVQVALDDPACVAKSFPHFWNEWEKVRA
- the pheA gene encoding prephenate dehydratase, whose product is MSLTDDKDPNWRGDDAAANTLEGTDHGATSPSADPEAALAGRLGQIRHEIDGLDSDLLDLLNRRASLSLEVGRIKADDAGIVFKPFREREVLENLMSANGGPLPNEHLRSIWREILSSSRSLQRPQKVAYLGPEGTFSYFAGVEFLGKAVEYMPQKDLDGVFRAVHDRQCELGVVPLENSLHGTVGQSLDLFLSHEVFIQSELFCRISHCLLTTETSLADVTTVYSHPQPLAQCGGWLRQALPGARIIPADSTASAARRVVGEKGAAAIGHRSLASLLGLNILARGIEDQPDNWTRFVVIGPAPAGQPGTDKTSMLFSVPDRPGALAEVLNLLAREGINMKKLESRPLRGEKWKYVFFVDVECDLGNEDYGRVVHELRRLCHTLRILGSYPAGPQLDMSGD
- a CDS encoding 3-dehydroquinate synthase II family protein, with the protein product MRTILFKSVPFDKGLVTLALESGVDGIIVPRAQVDSVAALARCRVLADEDVAIIALSAKADEEDAAARLARGETVVLARGWEIIPVENLLAQSDDVAVEVADLAEARLAAGILERGVASVVVLPEGAGELKSIVADLKLSQGCVDLATAVVTAVENVGLGHRVCVDTMSMLRRGQGMLVGNSSAFTFLVHAETEHNEYVAARPFRINAGAVHAYAQMPGDRTTYLEELRAGDEVLIVSADGSTTVATVGRLKVEARPMLLVRARVGDVEGAVFLQNAETIRLTRPDGAPVSVVSLKEGDQILCRTDCAGRHFGMRIKEDIKEC